In the genome of Mucisphaera calidilacus, one region contains:
- a CDS encoding WecB/TagA/CpsF family glycosyltransferase, protein MSGSGDMEVVRVMGLPLVRATEARVVAWVVDRVVSGRGGWVITPNLDILRRCVADEQTRSLVERADIRVADGMPLVAASRIAGDPLPERVAGSSLAWTVSEAAAREGVPILLIGGAPGDADAAAAVLTDHYPGLRVAGTACPPMGFESDAHEMASLEALLRGADRAVIFVGLGFPKQEQLIERLRPLSPESCWLGVGISFSYVAGTVQRAPAWARGLGAEWIYRLVQEPGRLWRRYLVEGLPFGLRLLVWAIRARLGDKGGPEGL, encoded by the coding sequence TTGTCGGGATCTGGTGACATGGAGGTGGTGCGTGTGATGGGGCTTCCTCTGGTCCGGGCGACAGAGGCCCGGGTCGTCGCGTGGGTGGTGGATCGTGTGGTCTCGGGGCGTGGGGGATGGGTGATCACGCCGAATCTGGACATCCTGCGACGCTGCGTCGCCGACGAGCAGACGCGCTCTCTGGTGGAGCGTGCCGATATCCGGGTGGCCGACGGGATGCCACTGGTGGCGGCGAGTCGGATCGCGGGCGATCCGTTGCCCGAGCGTGTGGCCGGATCCAGTCTGGCCTGGACGGTGAGTGAGGCTGCAGCGCGTGAGGGTGTTCCGATCCTGCTGATCGGTGGCGCGCCGGGCGATGCGGACGCGGCTGCGGCGGTGCTTACAGACCACTATCCCGGCTTGAGGGTCGCGGGGACGGCCTGCCCGCCGATGGGTTTCGAGTCGGACGCGCACGAGATGGCGTCGCTGGAGGCGTTGCTGCGCGGTGCGGACCGCGCGGTGATCTTCGTAGGGCTCGGTTTTCCCAAGCAGGAACAACTGATCGAGCGGCTGCGTCCTCTTTCGCCTGAGTCGTGCTGGCTGGGCGTCGGGATATCCTTCAGCTACGTCGCGGGCACGGTTCAGAGGGCTCCGGCGTGGGCACGGGGGCTGGGTGCGGAGTGGATTTACCGCCTGGTTCAGGAACCCGGGCGGCTTTGGCGGCGCTATCTGGTGGAGGGCCTGCCTTTCGGATTGCGATTGCTTGTATGGGCGATCCGGGCGAGACTGGGAGATAAGGGCGGGCCTGAGGGTCTGTGA
- a CDS encoding LON peptidase substrate-binding domain-containing protein, with protein sequence MTEESQINFERPIPLFPLASCVLLPHATIRLHIFEHRYRAMVADALETDRHIAMAVFNDPRWKESYEGNPTLQPAVCVGRIIRETKLPDGRYNLLLQGRARAAITEEHPHEPYRIATLEPLETDAPLEIDLEASRQRIDQLLQDPNLGELASVQAVRNCLCNDVPTSVLVDLAALTICQEPAARYALLAQPDPALRVKWLIHHLQSLRDTVIKAHRCSTGDPDAFIYLN encoded by the coding sequence ATGACCGAAGAGAGTCAGATTAATTTCGAACGGCCCATCCCGCTGTTTCCGCTCGCCTCCTGTGTGCTGCTGCCTCACGCCACCATACGTCTGCACATCTTCGAGCATCGCTACCGCGCCATGGTCGCCGATGCCCTAGAGACCGATCGCCATATCGCGATGGCTGTGTTTAATGACCCGCGGTGGAAAGAGAGTTACGAGGGTAACCCGACGCTCCAGCCCGCCGTCTGCGTCGGACGCATCATCCGAGAGACCAAACTCCCTGACGGTCGCTACAACCTCCTGCTGCAGGGGCGTGCACGAGCCGCGATCACCGAAGAACACCCGCACGAGCCGTATCGCATCGCGACCCTCGAGCCCCTTGAAACCGACGCCCCCCTTGAGATCGATCTCGAGGCGTCCCGCCAACGCATCGACCAACTTCTGCAGGATCCGAACCTAGGCGAACTCGCCTCCGTCCAGGCCGTGCGCAACTGCCTCTGCAACGACGTGCCCACCTCGGTCCTCGTTGACCTCGCAGCGCTCACTATCTGTCAGGAGCCCGCGGCTCGCTACGCGCTGCTCGCTCAGCCCGATCCCGCTCTGCGTGTGAAATGGCTGATCCATCACCTGCAGTCCCTGCGTGACACCGTCATCAAGGCACACCGCTGCTCCACGGGCGATCCCGACGCCTTCATCTACCTCAACTGA
- a CDS encoding sugar transferase yields MIQPVSTKEPMPTVWGLTPVELHDRFWASRGVQVVRCGEVIDVVEDAELFLLTAGALLTIFRMRGLIEDLSWVKPRVMWVRINDTHERGYRERVLRHDDGRLRGFERDYGGADTRLSRVALTPDRKIALAWQRCSNAREGWAMLRQSVHPNRRLSHQIRGWTYDRNQPTEVHTFVRDLIGVWKQPGATVERVTRAGREAWVDQGNAPPEGVTFIGPTWIGAGRALDANEAVVGPAVLWDDPASRPEPEHLDWREIEPGTMLERPVRVPRRSTASRAAKRLFDIVFALLALILVLPVFPIVMLAIWLEDGGPFFFAHMRETVGGREFPCFKFRSMRKDAEAIKAKLAEANQVDGPQFFMEQDPRVTNVGRWLRKLQIDELPQFFNVLRGEMSVVGPRPSPRKENQFCPPWREARLSVRPGVTGLWQVCRTREEGKDFQEWIRFDIEYVEHGTLMTDIWIVYRTIRMLVLSPFSQRG; encoded by the coding sequence TTGATCCAGCCCGTATCGACGAAAGAGCCGATGCCGACGGTGTGGGGCTTGACCCCGGTCGAGCTGCACGATCGCTTCTGGGCGTCGCGTGGCGTCCAGGTCGTCCGGTGCGGCGAGGTCATCGACGTCGTCGAGGACGCGGAGCTGTTTCTGCTGACGGCGGGCGCACTGCTGACGATCTTCCGCATGCGGGGACTGATCGAGGACCTGAGCTGGGTCAAGCCACGCGTCATGTGGGTGCGGATCAATGACACCCACGAGCGTGGTTACCGCGAACGCGTGCTCCGCCACGACGACGGCCGGCTGCGCGGCTTCGAGCGTGACTACGGCGGCGCGGACACCCGCCTGTCGCGCGTCGCGCTGACGCCCGACCGAAAAATCGCCCTCGCCTGGCAACGCTGCTCCAACGCCCGCGAGGGCTGGGCGATGCTCCGGCAGAGTGTTCACCCCAATCGACGGCTGAGCCACCAGATCCGAGGCTGGACCTATGACCGCAATCAGCCCACGGAGGTACACACGTTTGTCCGCGACCTGATCGGCGTCTGGAAGCAGCCCGGCGCAACAGTCGAACGCGTCACGCGCGCGGGCCGTGAGGCGTGGGTGGATCAGGGAAACGCGCCGCCGGAAGGCGTGACGTTCATCGGCCCGACCTGGATCGGAGCCGGACGCGCGCTGGACGCGAACGAGGCGGTCGTCGGCCCCGCGGTGCTGTGGGACGACCCCGCGTCACGCCCCGAACCCGAACACCTCGACTGGCGCGAGATCGAACCGGGAACCATGCTTGAACGCCCGGTGCGCGTGCCCCGTCGGTCGACAGCATCACGAGCGGCGAAGCGCCTCTTCGACATCGTGTTCGCGCTGCTGGCACTCATCCTCGTGCTGCCGGTCTTCCCGATCGTGATGCTCGCGATCTGGCTGGAGGACGGCGGCCCCTTCTTCTTCGCGCACATGCGCGAGACCGTCGGCGGCAGAGAGTTCCCCTGTTTCAAGTTCCGGTCGATGCGCAAGGACGCCGAGGCGATCAAGGCAAAACTGGCCGAGGCCAACCAGGTGGACGGGCCGCAGTTCTTCATGGAGCAGGACCCGCGCGTGACCAACGTCGGACGCTGGCTGCGCAAGCTGCAGATCGACGAACTGCCGCAGTTCTTCAACGTGCTCCGCGGCGAGATGTCCGTGGTGGGGCCGCGACCGAGCCCGCGGAAGGAAAACCAGTTCTGCCCGCCGTGGCGCGAGGCTCGACTCAGTGTCCGGCCCGGGGTGACCGGCCTCTGGCAGGTCTGCCGCACGCGCGAAGAAGGAAAAGATTTCCAGGAGTGGATCCGTTTTGACATCGAGTACGTCGAGCACGGTACCCTGATGACAGATATATGGATCGTGTACCGCACGATCCGGATGCTGGTCCTGTCCCCGTTCAGCCAGAGAGGATGA
- a CDS encoding exosortase-associated EpsI family protein, with amino-acid sequence MATVLRESLVWTWLAPSLLTLVLIGTWDLIQQGYAKPADAEPYHERVAEAVNQLPASFDGWKSETIEAQREAVQLLKPNVILSRRYHHEDHDVPVNLLLVHCKQARDMVGHYPPICYPSGGWTERVENRRRIVFEIGGWSIPVMEYHFFQSLPGSSVDVYVINTLLLPDGQIDPSMDVIRDLESDFRKRFFGSGQLQILIRGEPDPGYREDLAYRFVELSLPVIETVRGGVPRE; translated from the coding sequence ATGGCAACGGTGCTTCGTGAAAGCCTGGTCTGGACGTGGTTGGCCCCGAGTCTGCTGACTCTGGTGCTGATCGGCACGTGGGACCTGATCCAGCAGGGCTACGCGAAGCCCGCGGACGCCGAGCCCTATCACGAACGCGTCGCCGAAGCCGTCAACCAGCTGCCGGCATCGTTCGACGGCTGGAAGAGCGAGACGATCGAGGCACAGCGTGAGGCCGTTCAACTCCTCAAGCCGAACGTGATCCTCAGCCGACGCTATCACCACGAGGACCACGACGTCCCGGTCAATCTGCTGCTGGTGCACTGCAAACAGGCACGCGACATGGTCGGGCACTACCCGCCGATCTGCTACCCCAGCGGCGGCTGGACGGAGCGCGTCGAGAACCGCCGCAGGATCGTCTTCGAGATCGGTGGCTGGTCGATCCCGGTGATGGAGTATCACTTCTTCCAGTCGCTGCCGGGCAGCTCCGTGGACGTCTACGTGATCAACACACTGCTGCTGCCCGATGGCCAGATCGACCCGTCGATGGACGTGATCCGTGACCTGGAGTCCGATTTCCGCAAGCGCTTTTTCGGCAGCGGCCAGCTCCAGATCCTGATCCGCGGCGAGCCGGATCCCGGTTACCGAGAGGATCTGGCGTACCGGTTTGTGGAGTTAAGTCTGCCCGTGATCGAGACGGTGCGAGGGGGTGTGCCCCGTGAGTGA
- the epsC gene encoding serine O-acetyltransferase EpsC — translation MDPSQKDDFIRSVSRQFAESYQSNTIGQHIDATFLPSRARTVEIIEHARKLMFPGFFDDQRLKTETIDPHLDRLLQPFFDLTLDQIEQNLRYELNNAAGKGIGDDCDDCHDDAVERTMRFFDRLPDIREKLLLDVAATFDGDPAADSMDEAIFCYPGIDAILVHRLAHEIYKLELPLLARIMSEVAHTYTGIDIHPGATIGDRFFIDHGTGIVIGETCVIGDRVKLYQGVTLGALSTRGGQAWRGRKRHPSVEDDVTIYGGAIILGGATVIGAGATIGGSVFITESVPPNHTVTMQRGELLVTPSPRRKRTG, via the coding sequence TTGGACCCTTCACAAAAAGATGACTTCATCCGTTCCGTGAGCCGGCAGTTTGCTGAGAGCTACCAGTCCAACACTATCGGACAGCACATCGACGCGACCTTTCTGCCCTCTCGAGCCCGGACCGTGGAGATCATCGAGCACGCGCGAAAGCTGATGTTCCCCGGCTTCTTCGACGACCAGCGTCTCAAGACCGAGACCATCGACCCGCATCTGGACCGGCTTCTGCAGCCTTTTTTCGACCTCACCCTTGACCAGATCGAGCAGAACCTCCGTTACGAGCTCAACAACGCGGCGGGCAAGGGCATCGGCGACGACTGCGACGACTGCCACGACGACGCGGTTGAGCGCACGATGCGTTTCTTTGATCGGCTGCCTGACATCCGCGAGAAGCTGTTACTCGACGTCGCGGCAACGTTCGATGGTGACCCCGCCGCGGACTCCATGGACGAGGCGATTTTCTGCTATCCCGGCATCGACGCCATCCTCGTCCACCGGCTCGCCCACGAGATCTACAAACTCGAATTGCCACTGCTCGCGCGCATCATGAGCGAGGTCGCGCACACCTACACCGGCATCGACATCCACCCCGGCGCGACCATCGGCGATCGCTTCTTCATCGACCACGGGACCGGCATCGTCATCGGCGAGACCTGCGTCATCGGCGACCGCGTGAAGCTCTACCAGGGCGTCACCCTCGGCGCTCTCTCGACGCGCGGCGGGCAGGCGTGGCGCGGACGCAAACGACACCCCTCGGTGGAGGATGACGTCACCATCTACGGCGGAGCCATCATCCTCGGCGGCGCTACCGTCATCGGTGCCGGCGCCACCATCGGCGGCTCGGTCTTCATCACGGAGTCTGTCCCCCCCAATCACACCGTGACCATGCAGCGAGGGGAATTACTGGTCACACCCTCGCCACGCCGCAAACGTACCGGATAA
- a CDS encoding nucleotide-binding protein, translating to MADTDGGAMLPVPVRPGVDESQLSDRQDVSPLRRVHHLLQGRYAWVVGLSLIFGALGGAGGYFFLDDIYLAKAHIEAESYREKTVYQLEENERLPDFDRWVARRARLITEDPRVLQRAFEDPSVQRHVLTADQVTEGAESLRDSMTVFHDPRTSMITVMYEHTDPEGAEIVTQAVIEGFMAIYGQRDIDAMNQKIVKVTQEREERQRQIKQKKQEISLIANEYGSDVLLSMYERKLADYQEFESKTRLTETEMVMRGIDVTLSMDEQIALLNAQSDQDPNKLTAQDYAIRGEPTVRKLMSQMDAVAGQIRSLNAQGLGSQHWRVKNLKGEYDSLASTLQREVDQLNALLATQEQSVQVAMVSTEDLSLLSDYQLIRRYATEEKLRKELEEQTRVLGQRRLQIDELKEEVQALQQDLAFVEGRLKRLTTEAGTDEDAGRLDIASNAFALRQPVNGGKRKQLAVAGMGAGVVLGVGVMLLIGLMDPRVRSTDEATSRVGQTRLLGVLPMLPEDLGDPANAAVVGYSVHHMRTLLQLGHRAATSPAFAVTGPATGSGKTSLTISLGMSFAATGARTLLIDSDLAGGGLSYRLEAVVRRRIGQILVDAGEITSQELQQALAAASSSGQRLGESLINLGLLEPSRLSEILEMQTNTYVGLLDAINGEPVEGCITQTDIENLWVLPIGGALLDDMGRISPNSVRNVIQQAREQFDVVLVDTGPIPGSVETSMVAAEADQVVMIVARGDERSRVESAVGFLHSLGANLAGFVFNRAEQADLERSHLSSSLSSRSAAFSTDQRQGGMPNDANGPNFGAVARAMVSRHGEAVVTSTIADVEPNGTGARGERGG from the coding sequence ATGGCTGATACAGATGGCGGCGCGATGCTTCCCGTGCCCGTTCGACCGGGCGTGGACGAGAGCCAGTTGTCCGACCGACAGGACGTCTCGCCGCTGCGACGCGTCCACCACCTCTTGCAGGGGCGTTACGCCTGGGTGGTCGGACTGTCCCTGATCTTCGGGGCGCTCGGCGGCGCGGGCGGCTATTTCTTCCTCGACGATATCTACCTCGCCAAGGCCCATATCGAGGCGGAGTCTTACCGCGAGAAGACCGTCTATCAGCTTGAGGAGAACGAACGCCTGCCCGACTTCGACCGCTGGGTGGCACGACGCGCACGGCTCATCACCGAAGACCCACGCGTGCTGCAGCGGGCGTTCGAGGACCCGTCGGTGCAGCGACACGTCCTGACGGCGGACCAGGTCACCGAGGGCGCCGAATCCCTGCGCGACAGCATGACCGTGTTCCACGATCCGCGCACGAGCATGATCACGGTGATGTACGAGCACACCGACCCCGAGGGCGCTGAGATCGTCACGCAGGCCGTGATCGAGGGGTTCATGGCGATCTACGGGCAACGCGACATCGACGCGATGAACCAGAAAATCGTGAAGGTGACGCAGGAACGCGAGGAACGTCAGCGCCAGATCAAGCAGAAAAAGCAGGAGATCAGCCTCATCGCGAACGAGTACGGCTCGGACGTTCTGCTCTCGATGTACGAACGGAAGCTGGCGGACTACCAGGAATTCGAGAGCAAGACGCGGCTGACCGAAACCGAGATGGTGATGCGAGGCATCGACGTCACCCTGTCGATGGACGAGCAGATCGCCTTGCTCAACGCCCAGTCGGATCAGGACCCGAACAAGCTTACGGCGCAGGACTACGCGATCCGCGGCGAACCGACCGTGCGCAAGCTCATGAGCCAGATGGACGCCGTCGCGGGCCAGATCCGGTCGCTCAACGCGCAGGGGTTGGGCTCGCAGCACTGGCGGGTGAAGAACCTCAAGGGCGAGTACGACAGCCTGGCGTCGACGCTGCAACGGGAGGTTGATCAGCTCAATGCGCTGCTCGCGACCCAGGAACAATCGGTGCAGGTCGCCATGGTCAGCACCGAGGACCTCTCCCTGCTCTCGGACTACCAGCTGATCCGCCGTTACGCCACCGAAGAGAAACTCCGCAAGGAGCTCGAGGAGCAGACACGCGTGCTGGGCCAGCGACGGCTGCAGATCGACGAGTTGAAGGAAGAGGTCCAGGCGCTCCAGCAGGATCTGGCCTTTGTCGAAGGGCGTCTCAAGCGGCTGACGACCGAGGCGGGCACGGACGAGGACGCGGGGCGACTGGACATCGCGAGTAACGCCTTTGCCCTGCGGCAACCCGTGAACGGCGGCAAACGCAAGCAGCTGGCGGTCGCCGGCATGGGCGCCGGCGTAGTGCTGGGCGTCGGCGTGATGCTCTTGATCGGGCTGATGGACCCGCGTGTCCGCAGCACGGACGAGGCAACCAGTCGCGTCGGCCAGACACGACTGCTGGGGGTGCTGCCGATGCTGCCCGAGGACCTGGGCGACCCGGCAAACGCCGCGGTGGTGGGCTACTCGGTGCACCACATGCGCACGCTGCTCCAACTCGGGCACCGGGCGGCCACCTCGCCCGCGTTCGCCGTGACCGGCCCCGCTACAGGATCAGGCAAGACGAGCCTGACCATCTCACTGGGCATGTCGTTCGCGGCCACCGGCGCACGCACCTTGCTGATCGACTCGGACCTGGCGGGCGGCGGGTTGAGCTATCGTCTCGAGGCCGTGGTCCGCCGGCGCATCGGCCAGATCCTGGTGGATGCCGGCGAGATCACCAGCCAGGAGTTGCAGCAGGCGTTGGCGGCGGCGTCCTCATCGGGCCAGCGTCTGGGCGAATCGCTGATCAACCTCGGGCTGCTGGAACCCAGCCGGCTCAGCGAGATCCTCGAGATGCAAACAAACACCTACGTGGGGCTGCTCGACGCTATCAACGGCGAGCCGGTCGAAGGATGCATCACGCAGACCGACATCGAAAACCTCTGGGTGCTCCCGATCGGCGGCGCCTTGCTCGACGACATGGGGCGTATCTCGCCGAACTCGGTGCGCAACGTGATCCAGCAGGCCCGCGAACAGTTCGACGTGGTGCTGGTGGACACCGGCCCGATCCCGGGCAGCGTGGAGACCTCGATGGTGGCCGCGGAGGCCGACCAGGTGGTCATGATCGTCGCACGCGGCGACGAGCGGAGCCGGGTGGAGTCGGCGGTCGGCTTCCTGCACTCGCTCGGCGCTAACCTCGCAGGATTTGTCTTCAACCGCGCCGAACAGGCCGACCTCGAGCGGTCACACCTCTCGAGTTCACTGAGCAGCCGCTCAGCGGCGTTCTCGACCGATCAGCGTCAGGGCGGGATGCCCAATGACGCCAACGGGCCGAACTTCGGCGCCGTGGCACGCGCGATGGTCTCGCGTCACGGCGAGGCCGTGGTCACGAGCACGATCGCCGACGTGGAGCCGAACGGCACCGGAGCGAGAGGGGAGCGAGGCGGTTGA
- a CDS encoding exosortase/archaeosortase family protein, producing MPVDSTNWTRNGWTDLHLMAVLIMVFSALWVCREAWQDIFLIAARDEENSHIFLVPFVMFWLVWVRRQRFRFCYPTGQWVGPLIAGLGAFMSWYGYNHAVQASWHVGAVVIAVGAFTSVMGTQVLWRFAPAFVTLLFLVPVPGLIRQEIAIPLQRWTALITTETLTTFGVSVSQSGSVLEINGMQVGIAEACNGMRMVFALLLVSFAFAFGTPLRNSVRVFIVLLSPVSAILCNVVRLSPTVWVYGALGEGAGKLVHDLGGWVMIGVAFFLLLGIKSLLEWALIPVTPYVLARD from the coding sequence GTGCCCGTCGATAGCACCAACTGGACACGAAACGGATGGACCGACCTGCACCTGATGGCGGTGCTGATCATGGTCTTCTCCGCCCTGTGGGTATGCCGAGAGGCGTGGCAGGATATCTTCCTGATCGCGGCGCGCGACGAGGAGAACAGCCACATCTTCCTCGTGCCCTTCGTGATGTTCTGGCTGGTGTGGGTCCGTCGCCAGAGATTCCGGTTCTGCTATCCCACCGGGCAGTGGGTCGGCCCGCTGATCGCGGGTCTGGGTGCTTTCATGTCGTGGTACGGCTACAACCACGCCGTCCAGGCCTCGTGGCACGTCGGCGCGGTGGTGATCGCGGTTGGAGCCTTCACATCCGTGATGGGAACACAGGTGCTCTGGCGCTTCGCTCCGGCCTTCGTGACGCTGCTGTTCCTGGTCCCGGTCCCGGGGCTGATCCGACAGGAGATCGCGATACCACTCCAGCGCTGGACGGCGTTGATCACGACCGAAACGCTGACGACCTTCGGCGTCTCGGTAAGCCAATCGGGGAGCGTCCTCGAGATCAACGGGATGCAGGTCGGTATCGCCGAGGCCTGCAACGGGATGCGCATGGTCTTTGCCCTGCTGCTGGTGTCGTTCGCCTTCGCGTTCGGGACACCGCTGCGCAACTCGGTGCGTGTCTTCATCGTGCTGCTGAGCCCCGTCTCCGCGATTCTCTGCAACGTGGTACGTCTGTCGCCGACCGTGTGGGTCTACGGGGCCCTCGGCGAGGGCGCGGGCAAGCTGGTTCATGACCTGGGCGGCTGGGTGATGATCGGCGTGGCGTTCTTCCTGCTGCTGGGGATCAAGAGCCTGCTGGAGTGGGCCTTGATCCCGGTGACCCCCTATGTGCTGGCTCGTGACTGA